TGGTTCTATTTTTCTATGGGAGGAAGAAGCTAACAGGGACAACATGGTTATCTGTGATTGGAGTCCTACCTTATGTAGTGGTTTGGATTTTGACATCATTACAATGCTTTGGGAGACGaaaatagacagaaaataaagggGACCTGTTTAGCACACAATAGCTATAAATGGTTAGACAAAGGATGGCATTAGGAATGCCATGGTTTCCAAATGATTTATATTGATTTTAGATATTCAAATACAGTACTAAAGttcatcatattaaaaataaaacaaaatacattaacagTATCTAAGCCAGCCATTCCTAACCAGAGTTCCTTGGAATCGTAGGATTTCTCTAGAGATTCTCAAGAGTTtattgagctgtggctgattggtTTCCCATTACTAAAAAAGAGAAAGGTAAAAGTGTAACCCTGGCTCTAGCTCCGGTGTGTAGGCAATAGCTAATGACATTTGTatgaaaattattgtaattttcaCTACTTCTACAGTGACAAAATGTCCCAAAGACAATtataggtaaaaacaaaaatgttgtgtaattcagctgtaaaaaaaacttattttttaaagaatcattatcatcatcataattattattaccagCCCTTGTACCTGCATATTAGTGACACCAAAATCCCTCCTGGAATTAGCACAGCTCTTCTGGAGATTCTTTGCTGTCCCTGTAAGTGAGAGAAATCATTCCTTTACCCTGAGACGTCGATGTGAGCACCGTTATACTTAAATCTAGTTTTACCTTCTGTTCCCACCCACTGTGTTTGGTTTATAGAAAATACCATTTATATAACCAATAGCAGCCTGTCatataaaggaggaaaaaaatggaatgtgTGTTTTCCAAATTATAAGTTCACACGCACAAAATATGATAGGCACAAAGTGTCTTTATCCCATTATGGAAAAGTTAATTGAGACTTTTTGTCATCAAGATACCCAACCCGAGAAATTCCACATTCTTATCATAGGTCAGATAGAAATATGTGTAAagacaaatgtaacaaaacaaatcTTCTTCAGTCATACGTCATGAAAAGTGTATCTTACCAAAGCTCAGAATATTTTCCTGATATTCTCACCTATTGTTTGCCGATATCTGGTTCTCAGGGTGGGTGATGATGATAATCTCCTACAATGCGACCAGGACACCAGTCTACGCTACAACTGATGGGAGAAGCTTTCACATTCTAgccttatatttgtatattatgtgaCACACCCAGCGACTATCCATCTTACCATACCTGTTCTTCCTGCCTCTTACTTGAGCATTTTATAACAGATATTGTatgagcaatattttttttagcagatctTACATGGAGCTTATTAAATGTATGATGTTATATTGTTCATCTatgctgttatatatatatactgttatacAGACCTGATAACCCACCTTGGGATATGTCATGCAGCCATTGTTGAAGTGCAAATTTGTTGCATGAGATCAGCGGCACTGAGATAAAACTATCCAGGTGAATAAGTATTTGATTGAACTAAAATAAAGGCTCCTATGTGACTGGAAGGGTTTGGGCATCCATAGCAGTGCTGCCAATCCATAAAGCAGGtatggccaggtgctgattgacaagctataCGCTTGTGAGCTAGTAGTGACATTGCTAATGAATTTCTAacaagatcaccaggtattttgtTTTGGAGAAATGAGGTCGCTAGAAGTACCTATTTTGAGGCACCCTCTTATTTCATCTAGAAGCTTTGTAGTCCCAGCTCTAGTATTATCTGCACACATCATAGTATTGGCCTCTCAACCTGATTTGCAGTCTTACTGATGGAAAGAAAATCACAGTAAAATGAGAGCCCTGAAGTCAGTCAAATTATCTCACTGAAATCCCTCAGCTCTGGTAAAACATATAGGGGCAGTTGGTCCCTAATTCTCTTTTTCCTGTAGAGGAGCAGAATGTGGGTTAAGGCTCCATTCATGAAGTGGAAACGACCTTTTGTGTAGGTTGAAGCACACTTGTTTGGGTTTTCTCTTTGAAGGTGCACCCTCACTTCCTGGGAGTTTAATATATCTGATAGCTTGTGGAGTTTTAAtacttgaagtggaactaaactgaaaataaatcatacctttaattccacagatcacGCTGGTGCTTTCCTCAATTGGGTCCTGCGCCATCTTGGAATTATTCTTTGTCCCAGCACAGAGAAAGCACCGTGCACCACCATCTTTCGCCATTTTCTTCCTGCTTTTGGgtatatcacccaatctcgctcTGCGCAGGCAcaggattgggtgacgtagcccactgtgaaagtgccgatctcactgagcatgtagatgccccttctgcgtatgcccaagaTGAAGGCATGTGCAAAAAAAGCAGCTAAGTGCCTCCCCAGATGTGTGACGTTTTGTTGtctaacccttttatgtaatgtaaatatttgagtttaggtccgctttaaggtcGAGTTCCTAGTCAGAGCTTACAGCTGAACTCAAAGCAAACAGCTTAACAAACACATAAATTGGAGGTGTATGGCTTGCACATTTCACTTGTTGCAGCTGTGAATATAGAGTGAATAGAGTAGTGTCTTCTCTTTGCCCATAGCATGCAACCTGGACAATGTGGAAGAAGAAGGAGCAGGATGATTAGGTcatatcattttctatttgtcaaCATATTAACATGCAGCATATAAGATTGGCTACCAGGTCTTTCCTTCCTCCTCTgcataattgtttccagtgaaagatgaatgaacaagggctgtacacacagcatcataTATTTCTATGGACAGAAGAGGGGaagaacaagcaagtggcaccccactgtgctctcctccataggagtggaCAGCAGTTTTGTTCCCAGATTATTTCTAATCATCGGACCGCTGCTCACATACCAGATTTTTGCCCATGATGAGCATGACTGTTGGTCTCAAGAgagaaccatctgatgtgtgtatgtagctttacatacaaaaacagagacaatacaaaatatttctagtAATGAGCAGATAGAAGTCAATAGCTTTCCAAAAAGTGtgcatttctttattatatttatttgtacaatcattttattatttgattgatCCATtagtaaatttatgtttttatacatagAATGCTGGTGGAAGTGAACTTACACAACACAACAATACATACTCATGAAGCATTTTGCCATCAGTGTGCTTTTTATTGCATATAGTATTTCCTATGTTCTCGAACAAATTTTAGCTTCAATAATTCCTGAGCTCACATGCGTCAAAGTTTTGACGAACTTGAGCTCACCGAGTCGCTGTGGGCGATGACTGTTGGCTGTGTGTTTGCAGCGGTAATAGTTGACCCTACTTCATTCGTGGTATCTGACCCACACACCGATGGAATCTTTCCACTCTGCTTGTCTTCATCCAACCTAGTCAGTGGCCTTTCATTCTCCTTGTCCTTTACTGGGATAGACTGTATTGGTGTCCCTTCCTTCCCCTTGTCATCTCCTGAGCTACACTCTGTTGGTGGAGCGCCATTCCCTTCGTCTTTTTTCAAGTCAGATTCTGTTGGTGGCACTTCATTCTCCTTCTCATTATTTGAGTTATATTGTATTGATATCCCTTCATTCTTCTTATCTCCATATCCACATTCTGTTGGTGAACTTCCATTGTCCTTGACTTCTCTTGACCCAGAGTCTGTTGGTGGCATTCCATTTACCTTTTCATCTCTTGAATTACTTTGCATTGGTATCCCTCCATTTATTCCGGTCCCACACACTGTTGGAAGACCTTGATTCTCCTTGTCTTCTTTTAACCCAGATTCTGTTGGTAGCACTTCATTCTCCTTCTCATTATTTGAGACATATTGCTTCAATATCCCTTCATTCTCCTTACTTTCATATCCACATTTTGTTGGTGAACGTCCATTGTCCTTGACTTCTCTTGACCCGGAATCTGTTGGTGGCattccattttccttttcatCTCTTGAATTACATTGTATTGGTATCCCTCCATTTATTCCGGTCCCACACACTGTTGGAAGACCTTGATTCTCCTTATGTTCAGATTCTGTTGGTGGCATTACATTCTCCTTCTCATTATTTGAGTTCCATTGCTTTGCTGTCTCTTCATTCACCTTACCTCCTGTTCCACACTCTGAAACTTCCATTGGTGTTTCTCCATTGTCATTGGTAAACATGTGATACCCTCTATTTTCATTCTCTTCTATTGGTTCAGATGCAGGTGGTGTcccttcattttccttttctgaaaTTTGGATATTATTTGACCTTTTGTTAGCATTTATCTCAGttgctttatgttttaatttttgtagtGTCTCCACAGGTCCCCAGATAAAATCTTCTTTTGATTCATAGTACTCCCAGGCAAAGAGCACCAGTTCCTTACGTTCCCTCTTGTTCTTTACAGTAAACAGGAAATAGTTCAGAGCGCTTGTTTTTACATTCTGTAAGTTACTGTTACACAGGATTTGTTCCAAAAAGAACCTGACCAGTGGGGCCTGGAAGTGCTCATAGCCGAGTTCGCCCAAACATTTAAGAATACGTGTGATCCGGAGGTTGTTGTGGgtgttactgtgaaaaaaaaacatgaattaacTCAACATTTGTCTTTTCATCTCTTATCTTAACAAATGAAAGGGTCAGTTAGATGTGACCGATTGATACccatagaagaaagaaaaatagacacCAGACTACATTTCTGAGGATTCTTGCATTAtagtagaaataataaatatatctcagAAGGGGCAGGACTTGAATGGTGAGATATTGCAGGACACCGGTCTCTTAATAGGAAACAAACAGGCGTGAGAGGTTCTGGGTATATGAAAAGGTACATAGCAAGTAAAATAAGTTAGCAGCAGGAGTACCCAGCAAAGCAGAAAGCGAGGAACAAAGGTAAGAAATGGGTTGTACagctgagggggggggggctaatgATTGGCAATATGGAACATAAAGGAGTGAGCATTGTAACCCCATGAAGGAAATGATAGATTCACTAGCAATTTAGCAggtaataaaactttataaaaagcaggaaaaaaaactacTGTGGTATTTCTACAGGCATTCTACAGCAAACCTGAGAAGAATAACAAATCATTGGCCCATTAAAACTGCAAACAGGTGAAATATTATGAATTTCTACACTTTGTGACACTAAAATAATAGTTTAAGTTAAAGTATTTTTGCCCTGAATTCAGCCATAATGATCTCCTAGTACCTGGTGTTTAAAACCTACAACTTACTTATTTAGATTTGTAAATCTTTCCCTCCAGTTCTTTGCCAGATTCAGTTCCCCAGTCTCTGTGTTTATTTCAATGCCATAAAAACCCAGCATGAGTTCATAGGATTTCAGGAACCTCTTCATTACCTCCTTGTCTTTCTTCATTTCCTAAAACAGAGGAGAGAGTGGAGTGAGACTATTCTAGATAAAGGATAATATGACAGGGGAACATTGTGAGAGGGGTTCTGGTTGGGATGTTAGTTAGGGTGCATAGTAACAAATCATGAATTAATTTGAATTAGTGAATTGGTTAATTAGTACTAGaggaagatatattttattatatactatcattttaaattcaaatttatttatgATGCCATGCACATAGTTTGATAATATACAAAGAAGCAAGAACAGTCTTTCAATGCAATAGTCTTTCTTTGCATGGAGCGGAGTTATGCAAACTTTGGAGGAGAGTCTTGTATGTGTACAGGGCTTGACGCCGGTCCAGGCAAATACagggacgatggatgacgaacaatcctaatgtaCCTGGGGAGTGCGGCTCCGTCCCTCcccctatagagcagaacggtgttgtatgtacatcgctcattcGTGCAT
This Pyxicephalus adspersus chromosome 6, UCB_Pads_2.0, whole genome shotgun sequence DNA region includes the following protein-coding sequences:
- the LOC140333043 gene encoding uncharacterized protein isoform X1; protein product: MFSSWGYEKPAWDSENDSTWEDDEDYIAYKKSKPKTFPKHSWNRAARDLQHYRHGYPGPMMNLKFYRNEICFEPYGVCIDSLHDWKHDYYKLENNHNFIQWLFPLREPGMNKNAWPLTEKEIEEMKKDKEVMKRFLKSYELMLGFYGIEINTETGELNLAKNWRERFTNLNNNTHNNLRITRILKCLGELGYEHFQAPLVRFFLEQILCNSNLQNVKTSALNYFLFTVKNKRERKELVLFAWEYYESKEDFIWGPVETLQKLKHKATEINANKRSNNIQISEKENEGTPPASEPIEENENRGYHMFTNDNGETPMEVSECGTGGKVNEETAKQWNSNNEKENVMPPTESEHKENQGLPTVCGTGINGGIPIQCNSRDEKENGMPPTDSGSREVKDNGRSPTKCGYESKENEGILKQYVSNNEKENEVLPTESGLKEDKENQGLPTVCGTGINGGIPMQSNSRDEKVNGMPPTDSGSREVKDNGSSPTECGYGDKKNEGISIQYNSNNEKENEVPPTESDLKKDEGNGAPPTECSSGDDKGKEGTPIQSIPVKDKENERPLTRLDEDKQSGKIPSVCGSDTTNEVGSTITAANTQPTVIAHSDSVSSSSSKL
- the LOC140333043 gene encoding uncharacterized protein isoform X2, which translates into the protein MMNLKFYRNEICFEPYGVCIDSLHDWKHDYYKLENNHNFIQWLFPLREPGMNKNAWPLTEKEIEEMKKDKEVMKRFLKSYELMLGFYGIEINTETGELNLAKNWRERFTNLNNNTHNNLRITRILKCLGELGYEHFQAPLVRFFLEQILCNSNLQNVKTSALNYFLFTVKNKRERKELVLFAWEYYESKEDFIWGPVETLQKLKHKATEINANKRSNNIQISEKENEGTPPASEPIEENENRGYHMFTNDNGETPMEVSECGTGGKVNEETAKQWNSNNEKENVMPPTESEHKENQGLPTVCGTGINGGIPIQCNSRDEKENGMPPTDSGSREVKDNGRSPTKCGYESKENEGILKQYVSNNEKENEVLPTESGLKEDKENQGLPTVCGTGINGGIPMQSNSRDEKVNGMPPTDSGSREVKDNGSSPTECGYGDKKNEGISIQYNSNNEKENEVPPTESDLKKDEGNGAPPTECSSGDDKGKEGTPIQSIPVKDKENERPLTRLDEDKQSGKIPSVCGSDTTNEVGSTITAANTQPTVIAHSDSVSSSSSKL